From Camelina sativa cultivar DH55 chromosome 20, Cs, whole genome shotgun sequence, the proteins below share one genomic window:
- the LOC104772143 gene encoding iron-sulfur cluster co-chaperone protein HscB, mitochondrial-like translates to MKNTKTLVASFSTLFRRTHLSTSRCNPLATIQSQTHQLRRESLQHHSSSSAEALAGRLGFPGRFFSSESGAGNTSSGCWNCGEKAAFLFCNSCRSIQPVDDSVDYFQIFGLERKYEISPGSLEGKYKDWQKKLHPDLVHNKSQKERDYAADQSAKMKLSGVNVNEEETITDPTLLMES, encoded by the exons ATGAAGAACACAAAGACGCTGGTGGCTTCCTTCTCCACCCTTTTCAGACGAACACATCTTTCAACTTCACGGTGTAATCCACTGGCTACGATTCAATCACAAACCCACCAATTGCGTCGCGAGTCTCTGCAAcatcattcttcttcatcagctgaGGCTCTCGCGGGTCGACTCGGATTTCCCGGGAGATTTTTCAGCTCGGAATCTGGAGCCGGGAATACAAGCTCCGGCTGCTGGAACTGTGGCGAGAAAGCTGCGTTTTTGTTCTGTAACTCTTGCCGTAGCATTCAACCTGTTGATGACTCCGTCGATTACTTTCAGATTTTTGGCTT GGAGAGGAAGTATGAGATAAGCCCTGGAAGCCTTGAAGGCAAGTACAAGGATTGGCAAAAGAAGCTACATCCTGATTTAGTTCACAACAAATCTCAG aaagaaagagattacgCAGCTGATCAGTCTGCAAAG ATGAAGCTGAGTGGCGTAAATgtcaatgaagaagaaacaataacaGACCCAACGTTGTTAATGGAG TCATAA
- the LOC104768836 gene encoding lysine--tRNA ligase, cytoplasmic-like isoform X1 yields MDPEAEPVVDNPAANMDLENEQREEQRRREEEEKAKQQYFENRLRYVEAEKEKGNNPYPHKFVVSMSNSEFIEKYTSLNTKEHVEDDQVSLAGRIMSKRSYGKIFFYDLHNRGSKVQVVANRSYSELDEAEFVRLHANVRRGDIIGVTGFPGKTNVGELSIFSRSFTVLSHCLHTLPMKERPRHGTEENPREKAPPKNTENWVPGKPRNPQTYIIKDQETRYRQRYLDLILHNEVHQVFNTSRNIRKYIRRYLDDLDFFEFETSMMSINAGGATARPFETHHNDLNMKMYMRIAPELFLKQLVVGGFDRVFEIGKQFRNEGIDMTHNPEFTTCEFYMAFADYNDLMEMTEELLSGMVKELTGGYKIKYHANGYDEEPIEIDFTPPFRRIDMMVDVEKMANLNIPKDLASEEANKYVIDACERFNVRCPPPQTTARLLDKLVGHFLEVTCVNPTFIMNQPKIMSPLAKSHRSNEFLTERFELFVNQHELCNAYTELNDPVEQRQRFADQLKDRQSGDDEAMAIDESFCTALEYGLPPTGGWGMGIDRLAMLLTDSQNIKEVIPFPTTKPKDEPSSAATANSSCRVESLETKEGVCKTYEETFLISFFKFLGVFLVCVLVSLSLELLQLQISRV; encoded by the exons ATGGATCCTGAAGCTGAACCCGTCGTAGATAA TCCTGCTGCTAATATGGATTTGGAGAACGAACAGAGGGAAGAACAGAGGAGgcgtgaggaagaagaaaaggccAAACAA CAATACTTTGAGAACAGATTGAGGTATGTTGAAGCAGAGAAGGAAAAGGGAAACAATCCATACCCACACAAGTTTGTTGTGTCCATGTCAAACTCTGAATTCATTGAAAAGTATACTAGTTTAAACACCAAAGAACATGTTGAAGACGACCAAGTTTCTCTAGCCG gACGGATAATGAGCAAGAGATCTTATGGCAAGATTTTCTTCTATGATCTACATAATCGTGGTTCTAAGGTCCAAGTTGTGGCTAATAGAAG TTACTCAGAATTAGATGAAGCTGAGTTTGTCAGGCTCCATGCTAATGTTAGGCGTGGAGATATTATTGGTGTCACTGGATTTCCAG GAAAAACTAACGTGGGAGAGCTAAGTATCTTCTCAAGATCCTTTACTGTGTTGTCTCATTGCCTTCACACGTTGCCGATGAAGGAAAGGCCTCGTCATGGAACCGAGGAAAATCCTCGTGAAAAGGCTCCTCCTAAG AACACTGAAAACTGGGTTCCAGGAAAGCCTAGAAATccacaaacatatattattaaagaTCAG GAAACTCGTTATCGCCAGCGTTACCTTGACTTGATACTGCACAATGAGGTCCACCAGGTATTCAATACCAGCCGTAATATAAGGAAGTACATTAGAAGATACCTTGATGATCTTGATTTCTTTGAG TTTGAGacatctatgatgagtattaaTGCTGGTGGAGCAACTGCACGTCCATTTGAGACACATCacaatgatctgaatatgaAGATGTACATGCGCATCGCACCAGAACTCTTTCTCAAGCAGCTTGTTGTTGGAGGTTTTGACCGTGTTTTCGAGATTGGAAAGCAATTTAGAAACGAGGGTATTGACATGACACACAATCCAGAGTTCACCACCTGCGAGTTCTATATGGCTTTTGCAGACTACAATGACTTGATGGAGATGACTGAGGAATTGCTCAGTG GTATGGTGAAGGAATTAACAGGCGGCTACAAAATCAAGTATCATGCTAATGGGTACGATGAGGAGCCGATTGAAATCGACTTCACTCCTCCATTCAG GAGGATAGACATGATGGTGGATGTAGAGAAGATGGCCAACCTTAACATACCAAAAGATTTGGCTAGCGAGGAAGCTAACAAGTATGTGATTGATGCATGTGAGAGGTTTAATGTCAGATGCCCACCTCCTCAGACGACAGCTCGTTTGTTGGATAAG CTTGTTGGACACTTTCTGGAAGTGACATGTGTTAACCCCACTTTCATAATGAACCAACCCAAGATTATGAGTCCATTGGCAAAATCTCACAGATCCAACGAGTTTTTGACTGAACGATTTGAGTTGTTCGTCAACCAACACGAA CTTTGCAATGCCTACACCGAGTTGAATGATCCTGTGGAACAGCGGCAGCGTTTTGCTGATCAGCTCAAG GATCGACAATCTGGAGATGATGAAGCTATGGCTATAGATGAGTCGTTTTGCACGGCTCTAGAATATGGATTGCCTCCTACAGGTGGTTGGGGAATGGGAATAGATCGGCTTGCTATGTTACTAACCGACTCACAGAACATTAAG GAGGTTATCCCCTTCCCAACAACGAAGCCTAAGGACGAGCCATCTTCTGCTGCAACAGCCAACAG CTCCTGCCGAGTAGAGAGTCTAGAGACTAAAGAAGGAGTTTGCAAAACTTATGAAGAAACAttcctcatctctttctttaaatttttaggggttttcctagtttgtgttttggtttctctctCTTTAGAACTTCTACAATTGCAAATCAGTCGTGTATAA
- the LOC104768836 gene encoding lysine--tRNA ligase, cytoplasmic-like isoform X2, with the protein MDPEAEPVVDNPAANMDLENEQREEQRRREEEEKAKQQYFENRLRYVEAEKEKGNNPYPHKFVVSMSNSEFIEKYTSLNTKEHVEDDQVSLAGRIMSKRSYGKIFFYDLHNRGSKVQVVANRSYSELDEAEFVRLHANVRRGDIIGVTGFPGKTNVGELSIFSRSFTVLSHCLHTLPMKERPRHGTEENPREKAPPKNTENWVPGKPRNPQTYIIKDQETRYRQRYLDLILHNEVHQVFNTSRNIRKYIRRYLDDLDFFEFETSMMSINAGGATARPFETHHNDLNMKMYMRIAPELFLKQLVVGGFDRVFEIGKQFRNEGIDMTHNPEFTTCEFYMAFADYNDLMEMTEELLSGMVKELTGGYKIKYHANGYDEEPIEIDFTPPFRRIDMMVDVEKMANLNIPKDLASEEANKYVIDACERFNVRCPPPQTTARLLDKLVGHFLEVTCVNPTFIMNQPKIMSPLAKSHRSNEFLTERFELFVNQHELCNAYTELNDPVEQRQRFADQLKDRQSGDDEAMAIDESFCTALEYGLPPTGGWGMGIDRLAMLLTDSQNIKEVIPFPTTKPKDEPSSAATANR; encoded by the exons ATGGATCCTGAAGCTGAACCCGTCGTAGATAA TCCTGCTGCTAATATGGATTTGGAGAACGAACAGAGGGAAGAACAGAGGAGgcgtgaggaagaagaaaaggccAAACAA CAATACTTTGAGAACAGATTGAGGTATGTTGAAGCAGAGAAGGAAAAGGGAAACAATCCATACCCACACAAGTTTGTTGTGTCCATGTCAAACTCTGAATTCATTGAAAAGTATACTAGTTTAAACACCAAAGAACATGTTGAAGACGACCAAGTTTCTCTAGCCG gACGGATAATGAGCAAGAGATCTTATGGCAAGATTTTCTTCTATGATCTACATAATCGTGGTTCTAAGGTCCAAGTTGTGGCTAATAGAAG TTACTCAGAATTAGATGAAGCTGAGTTTGTCAGGCTCCATGCTAATGTTAGGCGTGGAGATATTATTGGTGTCACTGGATTTCCAG GAAAAACTAACGTGGGAGAGCTAAGTATCTTCTCAAGATCCTTTACTGTGTTGTCTCATTGCCTTCACACGTTGCCGATGAAGGAAAGGCCTCGTCATGGAACCGAGGAAAATCCTCGTGAAAAGGCTCCTCCTAAG AACACTGAAAACTGGGTTCCAGGAAAGCCTAGAAATccacaaacatatattattaaagaTCAG GAAACTCGTTATCGCCAGCGTTACCTTGACTTGATACTGCACAATGAGGTCCACCAGGTATTCAATACCAGCCGTAATATAAGGAAGTACATTAGAAGATACCTTGATGATCTTGATTTCTTTGAG TTTGAGacatctatgatgagtattaaTGCTGGTGGAGCAACTGCACGTCCATTTGAGACACATCacaatgatctgaatatgaAGATGTACATGCGCATCGCACCAGAACTCTTTCTCAAGCAGCTTGTTGTTGGAGGTTTTGACCGTGTTTTCGAGATTGGAAAGCAATTTAGAAACGAGGGTATTGACATGACACACAATCCAGAGTTCACCACCTGCGAGTTCTATATGGCTTTTGCAGACTACAATGACTTGATGGAGATGACTGAGGAATTGCTCAGTG GTATGGTGAAGGAATTAACAGGCGGCTACAAAATCAAGTATCATGCTAATGGGTACGATGAGGAGCCGATTGAAATCGACTTCACTCCTCCATTCAG GAGGATAGACATGATGGTGGATGTAGAGAAGATGGCCAACCTTAACATACCAAAAGATTTGGCTAGCGAGGAAGCTAACAAGTATGTGATTGATGCATGTGAGAGGTTTAATGTCAGATGCCCACCTCCTCAGACGACAGCTCGTTTGTTGGATAAG CTTGTTGGACACTTTCTGGAAGTGACATGTGTTAACCCCACTTTCATAATGAACCAACCCAAGATTATGAGTCCATTGGCAAAATCTCACAGATCCAACGAGTTTTTGACTGAACGATTTGAGTTGTTCGTCAACCAACACGAA CTTTGCAATGCCTACACCGAGTTGAATGATCCTGTGGAACAGCGGCAGCGTTTTGCTGATCAGCTCAAG GATCGACAATCTGGAGATGATGAAGCTATGGCTATAGATGAGTCGTTTTGCACGGCTCTAGAATATGGATTGCCTCCTACAGGTGGTTGGGGAATGGGAATAGATCGGCTTGCTATGTTACTAACCGACTCACAGAACATTAAG GAGGTTATCCCCTTCCCAACAACGAAGCCTAAGGACGAGCCATCTTCTGCTGCAACAGCCAACAGGTAA
- the LOC104768838 gene encoding 26S protease regulatory subunit 8 homolog B-like, which translates to MSLLHKFLHPVKIVSGSAATKEEVVIHNIRLPKHSTVGDVINELKTKVELSHPDAELRLLEVFYHKIYKIFPSTERVENINDQYWTLRAEEVLMATNRIDILDQALLRPGSIDRKIESPNPNGESRFDILKIHSRKMNLMRGIELKKMAEKMNGALGAELKAVCTEAGMFALRERRVHVTQEDFEMAVAKVIEGRHREEHVSA; encoded by the exons atgagC ttattacataaatttttgCACCCGGTGAAAATTGTATCTGGATCCGCCGCCACGAAGGAAGAA GTAGTAATCCACAACATCAGACTACCCAAACACAGCACGGTCGGAGATGTTATTAATGAACTTAAAACAAAG GTGGAGCTTTCGCATCCGGATGCAGAACTGAGATTGCTTGAGGTGTTTTACCACAAAATCTACAAG ATTTTCCCATCAACTGAAAGAGTTGAGAATATAAATGACCAGTACTGGACTTTACGAGCTGAGGAG GTTTTGATGGCGACAAATCGTATTGATATTCTGGACCAAGCTCTTCTCAGGCCTGGAAGCATTGATAGGAAAATTGAATCCCCTAATCCTAATGGAGAG TCACGTTTTGATATCTTGAAGATACACTCAAGGAAAATGAATTTGATGCGTGGAATCGAGCTGAAAAAGATGGCAGAGAAGATGAATGGAGCTTTAGGTGCTGAGCTGAAG GCTGTGTGCACAGAGGCGGGCATGTTTGCACTGCGGGAGAGGAGAGTCCATGTGACACAGGAAGACTTTGAGATGGCTGTAGCGAAGGTGATAGAAGGAAGACACAGAGAAGAACATGTCTCTGCGTAA
- the LOC104768839 gene encoding F-box/LRR-repeat protein At2g29930-like isoform X2 — protein MSQKIIIVSWIRLSRLDWILYYGSIMIIYNIPPVDEYYEYDSTKGDAWGDATKLVEAIRNVVTLHLSADSLEVFHCCCKSMSEFNNLVTLSFESHEERDWQVLPLLLQKSPNLETLVVKGLVHKITKGCGDVCACKRVRKKRKKKISCLLSCGVKVLKVYGYGGSCRELKQMRHFMENLRCLEVVKVKVEVDKQDKKYTDGLMKLLQTAASKCKIQFI, from the exons ATGTCGCAGAAGATTATCATTGTCAGTTGGATTCGCTTGTCGAGGCTAGACTGGATCTTATATTATGGAAgtataatgattatatataatatccCACCAGTAGATGAATATTATGAGTATGATTCTACAAAGGGTGATGCTTGGGGTGATGCAACCAAACTCGTTGAAGCTATAAGGAATGTTGTGACCCTTCACTTGTCTGCTGATTCTCTTGAG GTGTTTCATTGCTGCTGTAAATCTATGTCTGAGTTCAACAACCTCGTGACGTTGTCTTTTGAGAGCCACGAGGAACGTGATTGGCAAGTATTGCCACTTCTGCTCCAGAAATCTCCAAACCTAGAAACTCTAGTCGTTAAG GGTCTTGTGCACAAGATTACAAAAGGATGTGGGGATGTATGCGCTTGCAAACgtgtgaggaagaagaggaagaagaaaattagtTGTTTATTGTCGTGTGGAGTGAAGGTGCTAAAGGTTTATGGGTATGGAggaagttgtagagaattgaaaCAGATGAGACATTTCATGGAGAATTTGAGGTGTCTTGAAGTTGTGAAGGTTAAGGTTGAAGTTGATAAGCAAGATAAAAAGTACACCGATGGCCTAATGAAGCTCCTCCAGACAGCAGCTTCAAAATGCAAGATACAATTCATTTGA
- the LOC104768839 gene encoding F-box protein At4g27050-like isoform X1: MDKLWPRQEFQVVVLMSLLGMAMAAKKKVETCSINSLPDEVLGQILSLFPTKLAAATSVLSKRWRNLLPLVHNLDFDESMVFYPNRTSETIGDGGGFLDFVNRTLLLLGDSPIKKFSMKWDSHIDNSQYNHLIRNVLEHGALELDLSSTSTQCIMPDFFFSKTLVKLTLSRGYYDQDIDLPYGVLFPALKTLSIVQVSYIGDLYDCLLYSCPVLEEVNIFAGDPSEWGGLEKTYLGFNHPENNHIFPFSCSRRPLIGWP, translated from the exons ATGGACAAGCTTTGGCCAAGACAGGAGTTCCAAGTAGTCGTGCTCATGTCATTGCTG GGTATGGCTATGGCTGCCAAAAAAAAGGTGGAAACTTGTTCAATTAATAGCTTACCAGATGAGGTTTTGGGTCAGATCCTGTCGTTGTTCCCTACTAAACTTGCTGCTGCCACATCAGTTCTCTCAAAACGGTGGAGAAATCTGTTGCCTCTGGTTCATAACCTTGATTTTGATGAGTCCATGGTCTTTTATCCGAACAGAACATCAGAAACTATTGGTGATGGTGGTGGCTTCCTTGATTTCGTGAACAGAACCCTTTTGTTGCTCGGTGATTCTCCCATCAAGAAATTCTCTATGAAGTGGGATTCTCACATCGACAACTCTCAGTACAACCATCTGATCCGCAATGTGCTAGAACACGGAGCCTTGGAACTAGACTTGTCATCAACATCCACGCAATGTATAATGCCTGATTTCTTCTTCAGCAAGACGTTAGTTAAACTCACCCTTTCCCGGGGATATTACGACCAAGACATTGATCTTCCATATGGTGTGCTTTTCCCTGCACTCAAAACTCTCTCTATCGTTCAAGTGTCTTATATTGGTGATCTTTATGACTGCCTCCTGTACTCTTGCCCTGTGCTTGAGGAAGTTAACATATTTGCTGGTGATCCTTCTGAATGGGGGGGATTGGAGAAGACATATTTGGGGTTCAACCATCCAGAGAATAACCATATTTTTCCGTTTTCATGCTCTAGACGCCCACTTATTGGTTGGCCTTGA
- the LOC104768839 gene encoding thiol:disulfide interchange protein TxlA homolog isoform X3, translating to MDSKITKSGSTSQNPFFCLKWPWDSNKQPKSSSSVCEFQGPWLFKSMQSIGSIALSSLTSLGQNPNFRPKKKALSSSEQGEAEQSAFAAALASQKEATVLEFYSPKCILCNSLLNFVLEVEKRNSNWLSITMADAENEKWFPELLHYDIKYVPCFVLLDKNGQALAKTGVPSSRAHVIAGYGYGCQKKGGNLFN from the exons ATGGATTCAAAGATCACTAAGAGCGGGTCAACTTCTCAAAATCCTTTCTTTTGCTTGAAGTGGCCATGGGATTCAAACAAGCAACCCAAATCATCATCAAGCGTCTGCGAGTTTCAAGGACCGTGGCTCTTCAAATCTATGCAAAGTATTGGCTCCATTGCTCTCAGCTCATTGACTTCACTTGgccaaaatccaaactttagaCCAAAGAAGAAGGCTTTAAGCAGTAGTGAGCAAGGAGAAGCAGAGCAGAGTGCTTTCGCAGCTGCTTTAGCTAGCCAGAAAGAAGCTACAGTGCTTGAATTTTACTCACCCAAATGCATACTCTGCAATTCGTTGCTCAACTTTGTTTTAGAGGTAGAGAAGAGGAATTCAAACTGGCTCAGCATTACAATGGCTGACGCTGAGAATGAGAAATGGTTCCCTGAG CTTCTCCATTATGATATAAAGTATGTtccttgctttgttttgttggaCAAAAATGGACAAGCTTTGGCCAAGACAGGAGTTCCAAGTAGTCGTGCTCATGTCATTGCTG GGTATGGCTATGGCTGCCAAAAAAAAGGTGGAAACTTGTTCAATTAA
- the LOC104768839 gene encoding thiol:disulfide interchange protein TxlA homolog isoform X4, whose product MDSKITKSGSTSQNPFFCLKWPWDSNKQPKSSSSVCEFQGPWLFKSMQSIGSIALSSLTSLGQNPNFRPKKKALSSSEQGEAEQSAFAAALASQKEATVLEFYSPKCILCNSLLNFVLEVEKRNSNWLSITMADAENEKWFPELLHYDIKYVPCFVLLDKNGQALAKTGVPSSRAHVIAGISHLLKMKRPPS is encoded by the exons ATGGATTCAAAGATCACTAAGAGCGGGTCAACTTCTCAAAATCCTTTCTTTTGCTTGAAGTGGCCATGGGATTCAAACAAGCAACCCAAATCATCATCAAGCGTCTGCGAGTTTCAAGGACCGTGGCTCTTCAAATCTATGCAAAGTATTGGCTCCATTGCTCTCAGCTCATTGACTTCACTTGgccaaaatccaaactttagaCCAAAGAAGAAGGCTTTAAGCAGTAGTGAGCAAGGAGAAGCAGAGCAGAGTGCTTTCGCAGCTGCTTTAGCTAGCCAGAAAGAAGCTACAGTGCTTGAATTTTACTCACCCAAATGCATACTCTGCAATTCGTTGCTCAACTTTGTTTTAGAGGTAGAGAAGAGGAATTCAAACTGGCTCAGCATTACAATGGCTGACGCTGAGAATGAGAAATGGTTCCCTGAG CTTCTCCATTATGATATAAAGTATGTtccttgctttgttttgttggaCAAAAATGGACAAGCTTTGGCCAAGACAGGAGTTCCAAGTAGTCGTGCTCATGTCATTGCTGGTATCTCTCATCTTCTCAAGATGAAGCGTCCACCATCTTGA
- the LOC104768841 gene encoding uncharacterized protein LOC104768841, translating into MQKKREICEYRDKLDKTLSSPELTNHDSLKSLLRNQLKECNENILDKRTDEVSKVLSKLRSVSMTDHHDVTKSTNDGDWKLKHDLEDCRVMYREGLDGSPFHTMLVEGYMDGPIHECLCVSWETALYKKWWPQFSFPPFRILKSTCLQKVGVGEQICLARMKVPWPLTDREIIVHYFFFEYFKDDLVVILLNSISDLDGIGVSSKDFVIPESPDAVRMDLVGGFVLQKVTPQRSYFRTMGDMDIKLDLMPPSLINFITRQLIGNGFRLYKKSVASVAKFDEDYSRALDDPLYTKIRQALYSSDKAIEEGPKLEATEVNGNSLPKKEHKNHGDATENKPVHYRKTVTEIEEEEDYEESVSSEDGTKTDVDMRRRFCVSPEVEQALGTLDRVIYMVRNITPVQEAEELSPDRSEDQAKRVSLLENIISVPQRSQRQDHSTSTVTQEEIREKETGQEQGIVNKGKSSSLQRKRKARCFAFRSWL; encoded by the exons ATGCAGAAGAAACGAGAGATCTGTGAGTACAGAGATAAATTGGACAAGACTTTGTCTTCTCCTGAACTCACCAATCACGactctctcaaatctcttctcAGAAACCAACTTaaag AGTGTAATGAGAATATATTGGATAAAAGAACAGATGAGGTATCCAAGGTACTTAGCAAGCTTAGGAGTGTATCCATGACCGATCATCATGATGTTACTAAATCAACCAACGATGGTGATTGGAAA ttaaAACATGATCTTGAAGATTGCCGTGTTATGTACCGTGAAGGGCTTGATGGAAGTCCTTTTCACACTATGCTTGTTGAAGGTTACATGGATGGGCCTATCCATGAAT GTTTATGTGTATCTTGGGAAACAGCTCTCTACAAGAAATG GTGGCCACAATTTTCATTTCCACCATTCAGGATCTTAAAAAGCACATGCTTGCAAAAGGTTGGAGTTGGTGAACAGATTTGTTTAGCGAG GATGAAGGTACCATGGCCATTGACGGACAGAGAGATTATTGTGCATTACTTCTTTTTTGAATACTTTAAAGATGACTTAGTCGTCATCCTTTTGAACTCG ATCTCTGATTTAGATGGCATTGGAGTGTCCTCTAAGGACTTCGTTATACCTGAATCACCGGATGCAGTGAGGATGGATCTCGTAGGCGGATTTGTTTTACAAAAGGTTACTCCACAGAGGAGTTACTTCAG AACGATGGGGGATATGGATATAAAGCTGGACTTGATGCCTCCAtctcttattaattttataactagGCAGCTCATCGGCAACGGTTTCAGACTCTATAAAAAG TCAGTTGCTTCCGTAGCTAAATTTGATGAAGATTATAGCAGAGCTTTAGATGATCCTTTGTACACTAAGATACGCCAAGCTCTGTATTCATCTGATAAAGCAATAGAGGAAGGACCAAAGTTGGAAGCCACTGAAGTCAATGGCAATTCTCTACCTAAGAAGGAACACAAGAATCATGGAGATGCTACTGAAAACAAACCTGTCCATTACAGAAAAACTGTTACagagattgaggaagaagaagattatgaggAAAGCGTTTCTTCAGAGGATGGAACCAAGACTGATGTTGATATGAGAAGACGGTTTTGCGTCAGTCCAGAGGTAGAACAAGCGTTAGGGACACTAGATAgagttatatatatggttagaaATATAACGCCTGTCCAAGAAGCCGAAGAATTGTCACCTGATAGATCAGAAGACCAGGCAAAGCGAGTAAGtttattagaaaacattataaGTGTTCCTCAAAGATCACAGAGGCAAGATCACTCAACCTCAACGGTCACACAAGAAGAGATTAGAGAGAAGGAGACAGGACAAGAACAGGGGATCGTAAACAAAGGTAAGAGTTCGAGCTTGCAGAGAAAACGTAAAGCTCGCTGCTTTGCTTTCAGATCCTGGCTCTGA
- the LOC104768842 gene encoding uncharacterized protein At5g06450-like, translating into MASFDGPKFKMTDGSYVQTKTIDVGSSTDISQYLSLLREDSILNGNRAVIFDVCWDVGCPETETKTKTSEWSLSSVKLSTRNLCLFLRLPKPFHDNLKDLYRFFASKFVTFVGVQIEDDLDLLRENHSLVIRNAINVGKLAAKARGTLVLEFLGTRELAHRVLWSDLSRLDSIEAKWDEAGDEEHLEAAAIEGWLIVNVWDQLSE; encoded by the coding sequence ATGGCCTCCTTTGATGGACCAAAGTTCAAGATGACTGATGGCTCTTATGTTCAGACTAAGACCATTGATGTTGGATCATCAACAGATATCTCTCAATACCTTTCACTTTTGAGAGAAGATTCGATCTTGAACGGAAACCGAGCTGTGATTTTTGATGTGTGTTGGGACGTCGGATGTCCTGAAactgaaaccaaaaccaaaacgtCAGAGTGGAGTCTGTCATCTGTGAAGCTGAGCACGAGAAACCTATGTCTCTTCCTTCGACTACCTAAACCTTTTCATGACAATCTCAAGGATCTGTACCGTTTCTTTGCTTCCAAGTTTGTCACTTTTGTTGGTGTGCAGATCGAGGATGACTTGGACTTGCTCAGAGAAAACCATAGTCTTGTGATAAGAAACGCTATTAACGTTGGGAAATTGGCTGCCAAAGCCCGTGGAACTCTGGTGCTTGAGTTTCTTGGGACGAGAGAATTGGCGCACAGGGTTTTGTGGTCTGATTTGAGTAGGCTGGATTCCATCGAGGCCAAATGGGATGAGGCAGGGGATGAAGAACATCTTGAGGCTGCAGCCATTGAAGGGTGGCTCATTGTCAATGTTTGGGATCAACTATCCGAGTAA